One genomic window of Phoenix dactylifera cultivar Barhee BC4 chromosome 6, palm_55x_up_171113_PBpolish2nd_filt_p, whole genome shotgun sequence includes the following:
- the LOC103707567 gene encoding SNF1-related protein kinase regulatory subunit beta-2-like — protein MGNVSSIREGEEEGRQQEGEGQALSSQSRGKSEDLIGQSPPQSPRRAARSPLLFTPQNPAVPLQRLEAMHSASDSWMQGLTEYENVIYDQGIPTMITWSHGGREVFVEGSWDNWKTKKPLQKSGKDFTIMKVLPSGFYQYRFIVDGEWRYAPDIPWMHDDIGNAYNILDLKEFVAEDIESIAGFEPPQSPDSSYNNWPLGSEDFAKEPPIVPPQLHLTLLNAPADIESPSSLSRPPHVVLNHLYIQKGRSGQPMVALGATRRFLSKYVTVVLYKSLQR, from the exons ATGGGTAACGTTAGTAGTATCcgggaaggagaggaggaggggcggcaGCAGGAGGGGGAGGGGCAGGCTCTTAGCTCTCAGTCTCGAGGAAAGTCGGAAGATTTGATCGGGCAGAGCCCTCCACAGAGCCCCAGACGTGCAGCAAGGTCTCCTCTGCTCTTCACTCCTCAG AACCCCGCGGTTCCACTGCAGAGACTTGAAGCGATGCATTCAGCAAGTGATTCATGGATGCAAGGTTTAACCGAGTACGAGAATGTCATCTATGACCAAGGAATTCCAACAATGATAACCTGGAGCCATGGTGGCAGGGAAGTCTTTGTGGAAGGATCCTGGGATAACTGGAAGACAAA GAAACCATTGCAAAAGTCGGGCAAGGACTTCACGATCATGAAAGTACTTCCATCAGGTTTCTACCAGTACAGATTCATCGTTGATggagaatggaggtatgcacctGACATTCCCTGGATGCATGATGATATAGGGAATGCTTATAACATCTTAGACTTGAAG GAATTTGTCGCTGAGGACATAGAAAGTATTGCTGGTTTTGAGCCACCTCAGTCACCTGACTCAAGTTATAACAACTGGCCACTTGGTTCAGAGGATTTTGCCAAAGAACCACCAATTGTCCCTCCACAGCTGCACCTTACCCTTCTGAATGCACCAGCCGACATAGAGAGCCCCTCCTCTCTGTCGAGACCTCCGCATGTAGTGCTGAATCACCTTTACATTCAGAAAGGGAGGAGTGGTCAACCCATGGTGGCACTTGGTGCAACACGCAGGTTTCTGTCTAAGTACGTCACTGTGGTGCTCTACAAGTCCTTGCAGCGGTAA